The genomic segment GAGGTGGCGCAGGAGTCATCGCGAGCGGGCCGAGCGGAAGGGCGCGAGTGAGCGAACGACGAAACCTGTCGCATCGATGGCCGAGAAGTCAGCGCCTGGGCAAGGCGGCAGACCGGTCACGCAGTGGACCGGGGCGCGATCTCCGTCCATGACACGCGCCGGCGGCACGCAGCAGAAGAGCCAGTTTTGCTGCAACGAGTGCGGCAGCAGCGTTGCCAAGTGGCAGGGCCAGTGCCCGGGTTGCGGGCGGTGGAACACGCTCGTCGAGACCATCGCCAGCGCTGCCCCGCTTGCCGGACAGCGGCGATTCGTCGGGCTGGCGGGCCGCGGCGAGGTGCAGACGCTGGCCGACATCGAGGCACACGAAGAGGAACGGCTGCCCACCGGCATCGGTGAGTTCGACCGCGTCCTCGGTGGCGGGCTGGTCCGCGGTGGGGTCATCCTGATCGGTGGCGATCCGGGAATCGGCAAGAGCACCCTGCTGCTGCAGGCACTCGCCGGTCTGGCGGCGACGGAGGACGTTCTCTACGTCAGTGGCGAGGAGTCGGGACAGCAGATCGCCCTGCGCGCGCGGCGGCTGTCACTGGCTACCGGCACGCTGCGGCTGCTGGCCGAGATCAACCTCGAACGGATCCTGGCGACCCTGCAGTCGGCGCCGCCGCGCGTGGCGGTGATCGACTCGATCCAGACGCTTTGGTCGGAGCAGCTGACTTCCGCACCGGGTTCGGTTGCACAGGTACGCGAATGCGCCGCGCAACTGACCCGGCTGGCCAAACAGACCGGGATCACGGTGATCCTCGTCGGGCATGTGACCAAGGAAGGCGCCATTGCCGGGCCACGCGTGCTCGAGCACATCGTCGACAGCGTGCTCTACTTCGAGGGCGACACCCATTCGAGCTTCCGCCTGATCCGTGCGGTCAAGAATCGCTACGGCGCGGTCAACGAGATCGGTGTCTTCGCGATGACCGATCGCGGCCTGAAGGCGGTGAGCAACCCGTCGGCGATCTTTCTCTCGCAGCACGGATCCGAGGTCGCCGGATCCTGCGTGCTGGTCACCCAGGAAGGCACGCGGCCGCTTCTGGTCGAGGTGCAGGCGCTGGTCGACCAGGCGCACGGCAACCCGCGGCGGCTGACGGTCGGACTCGATGCGCAGCGGCTGTCGATGCTGCTGGCCGTTCTCCATCGCCATGCCGGCATCGTCTGCTTTGATCAGGACGTTTTCGTCAACGCCGTCGGCGGCGTCCGCATCAGCGAACCGGCGGCCGATCTCGCCGTTCTTCTGGCAATCATTTCCTCATTGAAGAAC from the Accumulibacter sp. genome contains:
- the radA gene encoding DNA repair protein RadA gives rise to the protein MTRAGGTQQKSQFCCNECGSSVAKWQGQCPGCGRWNTLVETIASAAPLAGQRRFVGLAGRGEVQTLADIEAHEEERLPTGIGEFDRVLGGGLVRGGVILIGGDPGIGKSTLLLQALAGLAATEDVLYVSGEESGQQIALRARRLSLATGTLRLLAEINLERILATLQSAPPRVAVIDSIQTLWSEQLTSAPGSVAQVRECAAQLTRLAKQTGITVILVGHVTKEGAIAGPRVLEHIVDSVLYFEGDTHSSFRLIRAVKNRYGAVNEIGVFAMTDRGLKAVSNPSAIFLSQHGSEVAGSCVLVTQEGTRPLLVEVQALVDQAHGNPRRLTVGLDAQRLSMLLAVLHRHAGIVCFDQDVFVNAVGGVRISEPAADLAVLLAIISSLKNRALPEKLVVFGEVGLAGEIRPAPRGQERLREAAKLGFTRALVPEANRPRQAIAGLEVMPVRRVEEAARRLRELD